A genomic window from Streptomyces sp. NBC_01429 includes:
- a CDS encoding helix-turn-helix domain-containing protein: protein MTSPLSTAEEAHKAVADRLMRMMEDAGLSGARLAALCDWDRSKTHRIIHRKTIPKPADIRAWCAACGRPEEAEALIEATRTAKTLYVQWTQYLKDGLGKAQRSSVYRETRSFRVYSCGVLPGMLQTEPYARGILRTIRRFRNLPDDVEDAVQARMERSDDVVRGNHQVAILMEESALYMPMTELPQHAQQLERFLSVIGRPNLSFGIIPHMSRRPVWPIETFYAFDDREVQVETLTAMVRVTNRSEVDAYLCAFAQMARAALYGSQAKALIRKALDACEA, encoded by the coding sequence ATGACCTCACCCCTGTCCACTGCCGAAGAGGCCCATAAGGCAGTTGCCGACCGGCTCATGCGCATGATGGAAGACGCCGGCCTTTCGGGGGCCCGGCTGGCCGCTCTGTGCGACTGGGACCGTTCCAAGACGCACCGGATCATCCATCGGAAGACCATCCCGAAGCCCGCTGACATCCGCGCTTGGTGCGCGGCATGCGGCCGGCCCGAAGAAGCCGAAGCGCTGATCGAGGCCACTCGTACGGCCAAGACCCTGTATGTCCAGTGGACGCAGTACCTCAAAGACGGGCTCGGCAAGGCCCAGCGCAGCAGCGTCTACCGGGAGACACGTTCCTTCCGCGTCTACAGCTGTGGTGTGCTCCCCGGGATGCTTCAGACAGAGCCGTACGCCCGTGGCATTCTCCGGACGATCCGCCGTTTCAGGAACCTGCCGGATGATGTCGAAGACGCCGTACAGGCCCGCATGGAGCGCTCCGACGACGTGGTCCGGGGCAATCATCAGGTCGCGATCCTCATGGAGGAGTCGGCCCTGTACATGCCGATGACCGAACTTCCGCAGCACGCGCAGCAACTGGAGCGCTTTCTGTCAGTCATCGGGCGCCCGAACCTTTCCTTCGGGATCATCCCTCACATGTCCCGCCGCCCGGTGTGGCCCATCGAGACCTTCTACGCGTTCGATGATCGCGAAGTTCAGGTGGAGACCCTGACCGCCATGGTCCGGGTGACGAACCGGTCCGAGGTCGACGCGTACCTGTGCGCTTTTGCCCAGATGGCACGCGCGGCTCTGTACGGCTCGCAGGCCAAAGCGCTGATCAGGAAGGCGCTCGACGCCTGCGAGGCATGA
- a CDS encoding DUF6879 family protein translates to MSQSLAEFAALLRQCESSAVHLETRDAYAVPGEHPGFDAWLAGERKTWENRSSWWRDDWHGLIQDVTAQGVAIRRARVVSEPVSDYIRWEHHVTYGNVTCGEQVRWLPRRQASDLALPGNDIWLFDDWLVQFNVFDGYGRWVHTDFSEDAGVAARCADMFEAVWERAIPHDKYSV, encoded by the coding sequence GTGTCGCAGAGTCTGGCTGAATTCGCCGCCCTGCTCCGGCAGTGTGAGAGCTCAGCAGTGCACCTTGAGACCCGCGACGCATACGCCGTCCCAGGGGAGCACCCTGGCTTCGACGCCTGGCTGGCTGGAGAGCGGAAGACCTGGGAGAACCGTTCGTCGTGGTGGCGCGATGACTGGCACGGTCTCATTCAGGATGTGACAGCGCAGGGGGTCGCAATACGCCGTGCGCGGGTGGTCAGTGAGCCTGTCTCGGACTACATCAGGTGGGAGCACCACGTTACGTACGGCAACGTCACCTGTGGGGAACAAGTGCGGTGGCTCCCGCGCCGTCAGGCGTCCGACCTGGCGTTGCCCGGTAACGACATCTGGCTCTTCGACGACTGGCTCGTCCAGTTCAACGTCTTCGACGGTTACGGACGTTGGGTGCACACGGACTTCTCGGAAGACGCGGGTGTGGCGGCGCGGTGTGCCGACATGTTCGAGGCGGTCTGGGAGCGAGCCATTCCGCACGACAAGTACAGCGTCTGA
- a CDS encoding pyridoxal 5'-phosphate synthase translates to MVTHEPETLSGDASLVLPEFDAPPPDPLVLLREWLDSAVPRGVREPYAAVLATVGGDGNPSTRVLLTKEFDGRGLVFGSSRDSRKGVELAARPWASMTYYWRETLQQLTVAGPVETLVPEESDRLFAARPAAARAASAASEQSRPLTDEAALRDRAAGALAADAPAIRRPEGWTGYRLLPETVEFWYGSPDRLHRRLRYDRTDATERTRWTWQRLQP, encoded by the coding sequence ATGGTCACGCATGAGCCCGAGACCCTGAGCGGCGACGCCTCGCTGGTCCTGCCCGAGTTCGATGCCCCGCCGCCCGATCCGCTGGTCCTGCTCCGGGAATGGCTGGACAGCGCGGTCCCGCGGGGGGTCCGCGAGCCGTACGCGGCGGTGCTGGCCACCGTCGGCGGTGACGGGAATCCGTCGACCAGAGTGCTGCTGACCAAGGAGTTCGACGGGCGCGGTCTTGTCTTCGGCAGCTCCCGGGACAGCCGTAAGGGTGTCGAACTCGCCGCCAGGCCCTGGGCGTCGATGACGTACTACTGGCGCGAGACGCTGCAACAGCTCACCGTCGCCGGACCGGTCGAGACCCTCGTGCCCGAGGAGTCCGACCGGCTGTTCGCCGCGCGCCCCGCCGCCGCCCGTGCCGCCTCCGCCGCCTCGGAGCAGAGCCGGCCGCTGACGGACGAGGCCGCGCTGAGGGACCGGGCGGCCGGTGCTCTCGCGGCGGACGCGCCCGCGATCCGGCGCCCGGAGGGCTGGACGGGTTACCGGCTGCTGCCGGAGACCGTGGAGTTCTGGTACGGCAGCCCCGACCGTCTGCACCGGCGCCTGCGCTACGACCGTACGGATGCCACGGAGCGGACGCGCTGGACCTGGCAGCGCCTTCAGCCCTGA
- a CDS encoding aromatic ring-hydroxylating dioxygenase subunit alpha, which produces MFRHRPRPAAPAAFRTRTPHDHCRVPARPGRPIHPSPAARFPARECTFDPGDWAILAQHWYPVALSREIGDSPVSVRLLDEPLVVYRANGRVVVANDICPHRGVPLSRGFSAGDGGGIRCAYHGLRFGEGGLCTDVPAHPAAKIPARLNLRDYPVVERYGLVWTCLRPSEEAREALGSPAIPAMAHWDDDGFQQITCPSIDIAAFAGRQLEGFLDVAHFGFVHLDSFGDPDNTEVPDYQPVRHERGFSVDYWSTASNYGHGSGKVAPPGFKWLRHFDVHLPFTATLVVHFPGGGRLNIMNAASPVSALTTRMFAPIARDFDTDQPVQGVYDFNRTVFEEDRAIVEVQKPENLPLDPRLEVHIPADRSSIAYRRGLRDLGLSHFFTA; this is translated from the coding sequence GTGTTCCGACACCGGCCGCGCCCGGCCGCCCCGGCCGCGTTCCGTACAAGGACCCCTCATGACCACTGCCGTGTCCCGGCCCGCCCAGGCCGCCCAATCCACCCCTCCCCCGCCGCGCGATTCCCTGCCCGCGAGTGCACCTTCGACCCCGGCGACTGGGCGATCCTCGCCCAGCACTGGTACCCGGTCGCGCTCTCCCGCGAGATCGGCGACTCCCCCGTCTCCGTACGCCTCCTCGACGAGCCGCTCGTGGTCTACCGGGCGAACGGCCGGGTCGTCGTGGCCAACGACATCTGCCCGCACCGCGGGGTGCCGCTGAGCAGGGGCTTCTCCGCCGGTGACGGCGGCGGCATCCGGTGCGCGTACCACGGACTGCGCTTCGGCGAGGGCGGGCTCTGCACGGACGTGCCCGCGCACCCCGCCGCGAAGATCCCCGCCCGGCTCAACCTGCGCGACTATCCGGTGGTCGAGCGGTACGGGCTGGTGTGGACCTGTCTGCGCCCGTCGGAGGAGGCGCGGGAGGCACTCGGCTCCCCCGCGATCCCGGCCATGGCGCACTGGGACGACGACGGCTTCCAGCAGATCACCTGCCCCAGCATCGACATCGCCGCCTTCGCCGGACGTCAGCTCGAAGGCTTCCTGGACGTCGCCCACTTCGGCTTCGTCCACCTCGACTCGTTCGGCGACCCCGACAACACCGAGGTCCCCGACTACCAGCCCGTCCGCCACGAGCGCGGCTTCTCCGTCGACTACTGGAGCACCGCCTCCAACTACGGGCACGGCAGCGGCAAAGTGGCCCCGCCCGGCTTCAAGTGGCTGCGCCACTTCGACGTGCACCTGCCCTTCACCGCGACCCTGGTCGTGCACTTCCCCGGCGGAGGAAGGCTGAACATCATGAACGCGGCCTCGCCCGTGTCGGCCCTGACAACCCGGATGTTCGCCCCGATCGCGCGCGACTTCGACACCGACCAGCCCGTCCAGGGTGTATACGACTTCAACCGGACCGTCTTCGAGGAGGACCGGGCCATCGTCGAGGTCCAGAAGCCCGAGAACCTCCCCCTGGACCCCCGGCTCGAAGTCCACATCCCGGCCGACCGCAGCTCCATCGCCTACCGGCGCGGCCTGCGCGACCTGGGCCTGAGCCACTTCTTCACGGCGTAG
- a CDS encoding nucleoside deaminase, translated as MDTSALATSFGARLPDWVPAELVGVPEILPTDEDRIRLVNRLAERNHRENTGGPFAALVVESGTGRLLSAGVNLVLFSGLSSTHAEVVALSLAQTRLGAWDLGAPGGPDLELVVNWRPCVMCYGAAMWSGVRRLLLAGDGPEVEALTGFDEGPMREDWVEQFDERGIEIVRGVLRDEAVEVFRAYGERDDAVVYNARGAAAEASRSA; from the coding sequence ATGGACACGTCCGCCCTCGCCACCTCCTTCGGCGCCCGGCTGCCCGACTGGGTACCGGCCGAACTCGTCGGCGTACCCGAGATCCTGCCCACCGACGAGGACCGGATACGGCTGGTCAACCGGCTCGCCGAACGCAACCACCGCGAGAACACCGGCGGCCCGTTCGCGGCCCTGGTGGTCGAGAGCGGGACCGGACGGCTTCTCTCCGCCGGTGTCAACCTCGTCCTTTTCTCCGGGCTCTCCTCCACCCACGCCGAGGTCGTCGCGCTCAGCCTCGCCCAGACCCGGCTGGGCGCCTGGGACCTCGGCGCCCCGGGCGGCCCCGACCTCGAACTGGTCGTCAACTGGCGTCCGTGCGTGATGTGTTACGGCGCCGCCATGTGGTCGGGGGTGCGGCGGCTGCTCCTCGCCGGGGACGGCCCCGAGGTCGAGGCCCTCACCGGCTTCGACGAGGGCCCCATGCGCGAGGACTGGGTCGAGCAGTTCGACGAGCGCGGCATCGAGATCGTGCGCGGTGTGCTGCGCGACGAGGCGGTCGAGGTCTTCCGCGCGTACGGCGAACGCGACGACGCCGTCGTCTACAACGCCCGTGGCGCCGCTGCGGAGGCCAGCCGCAGCGCCTGA
- a CDS encoding winged helix-turn-helix transcriptional regulator codes for MRMHNTDENCGIARAAVITGDWWNVLVLREIARGHVRFDVLAAELGLSRKVLTERLGGLVARGVLRRSLYQRRPVRYEYLLTDSGLALLPLLVAMQDWGDRWMLGDGSATATAEPDGAEHARVHALVGTRLPPDLELPATDGADRPVVDPDAAATVLFVYPGTGLDWGDEPPRGAPGCTLENRLVRDAWPGFRDAGVTVYGVSAQLPYEQAEFARTEALPHPLLSDAGHRLTAALRLPSFRGAGRLCLRRLVLVLDRERTVRDVIFPVDDIPGAVDQALRLASAAAPRAL; via the coding sequence ATGAGGATGCACAACACCGACGAGAACTGCGGGATCGCTCGGGCCGCCGTCATCACGGGCGACTGGTGGAACGTGCTGGTCCTGCGGGAGATCGCGCGCGGCCACGTCCGCTTCGACGTGCTCGCCGCCGAACTCGGTCTGTCCCGAAAGGTCCTGACGGAACGTCTGGGCGGGCTCGTCGCCCGTGGCGTACTGCGCCGCAGCCTCTACCAGCGCCGCCCCGTCCGTTACGAGTACCTGCTCACCGACTCCGGGCTGGCCCTGCTCCCGCTGCTCGTGGCGATGCAGGACTGGGGCGACCGCTGGATGCTCGGCGACGGCAGTGCCACCGCGACGGCCGAGCCGGACGGCGCGGAGCACGCCCGCGTCCACGCCCTCGTCGGCACCCGGCTGCCGCCGGATCTCGAACTGCCCGCCACCGACGGCGCCGACCGTCCGGTCGTCGACCCGGACGCCGCCGCCACCGTCCTGTTCGTCTACCCCGGCACCGGACTGGACTGGGGGGACGAGCCGCCCAGGGGCGCCCCCGGATGCACCCTGGAGAACCGCCTCGTCCGCGACGCCTGGCCCGGATTCCGGGACGCCGGGGTGACGGTGTACGGGGTGAGCGCGCAACTCCCTTATGAGCAGGCGGAGTTCGCTCGCACGGAGGCCCTGCCCCACCCGCTGCTCTCCGACGCGGGGCACCGGCTGACCGCCGCCCTGCGGCTGCCGTCCTTCCGGGGCGCGGGGCGGCTGTGCCTCAGGCGCCTGGTGCTCGTCCTGGACCGGGAGCGGACCGTACGGGACGTGATCTTCCCGGTCGACGACATTCCCGGAGCGGTGGATCAGGCGCTGCGGCTGGCCTCCGCAGCGGCGCCACGGGCGTTGTAG
- the eno gene encoding phosphopyruvate hydratase, with the protein MPTPTTITRIAAREIIDSRGNPTVEVDVELADGSTGRAAVPSGASTGAKEAVELRDEDPARFHGKGVRRAVDAVNESIADTVVGLDADHQAAVDAAMIELDGTPDKARLGANAILGVSLATAKAAARAHRLPLYRYLGGVDARLLPVPMMNIINGGAHADNPLDYQEFMIAPIGAATFTEAVRMGSEVFHTLRRDLVAAGHSTGVGDEGGFAPDLRTAEEALDFVVRAVERTGYKPGTDITVVMDPASSEFFRDGVYDYTGEGVRRAPGEHADYLASLVDRYPVASVEDPMAEDDHEGWRLLTARLGDRCQLTGDDVFCTNETLLRAGIRDGVANSILVKVNQIGTLTETLATVATAHRAGYTVVMSHRSGETEDTTIADLAVATGCGQIKTGSLSRSDRTAKYNQLIRIEEELGTQARYAGGAALGLRGERHQ; encoded by the coding sequence ATGCCCACGCCGACCACCATCACCCGTATCGCCGCTCGCGAGATCATCGACAGCCGGGGCAACCCGACCGTCGAGGTGGACGTCGAGCTGGCGGACGGTTCCACCGGGCGCGCGGCCGTGCCCTCCGGAGCCTCCACCGGCGCCAAGGAGGCCGTGGAACTGCGCGACGAGGACCCGGCCCGCTTCCACGGCAAGGGCGTCCGGCGCGCGGTCGACGCCGTCAACGAGTCCATCGCTGACACCGTGGTGGGTCTCGACGCGGACCACCAGGCCGCTGTGGACGCGGCCATGATCGAGCTGGACGGCACCCCGGACAAGGCGAGACTGGGGGCGAACGCGATCCTCGGCGTCTCCCTCGCCACCGCCAAGGCCGCCGCCAGGGCCCACCGGCTGCCCCTCTACCGCTACCTCGGCGGGGTGGACGCGCGGCTGCTGCCGGTGCCGATGATGAACATCATCAACGGGGGCGCGCACGCCGACAACCCGTTGGACTACCAGGAGTTCATGATCGCGCCGATCGGCGCCGCCACCTTCACCGAGGCCGTACGGATGGGCTCCGAGGTCTTCCACACCCTGCGCCGCGACCTCGTCGCCGCCGGACACAGCACCGGCGTGGGCGACGAGGGCGGCTTCGCCCCGGACCTGCGGACCGCCGAGGAGGCGCTGGACTTCGTCGTACGCGCCGTCGAGCGGACCGGCTACAAGCCCGGTACGGACATCACCGTCGTGATGGACCCCGCGTCCTCCGAGTTCTTCCGCGACGGTGTCTACGACTACACCGGCGAGGGCGTGCGCCGCGCCCCCGGCGAGCACGCCGACTACCTCGCCTCCCTCGTGGACCGCTATCCCGTCGCCTCCGTCGAGGACCCGATGGCCGAGGACGACCACGAGGGATGGCGGCTGCTCACGGCCCGGCTCGGGGACCGCTGCCAGCTCACCGGCGACGACGTCTTCTGCACCAACGAGACCCTGCTCCGGGCCGGGATCCGCGACGGCGTCGCCAACTCGATCCTGGTCAAGGTCAATCAGATCGGCACCCTCACCGAGACCCTGGCCACCGTCGCCACCGCCCACCGCGCCGGGTACACCGTGGTCATGTCGCACCGCTCGGGCGAGACCGAGGACACCACCATCGCCGACCTCGCCGTGGCCACCGGCTGCGGCCAGATCAAGACCGGTTCGCTCTCGCGCTCGGACCGTACGGCCAAGTACAACCAGCTCATCCGTATCGAGGAGGAACTCGGCACCCAGGCCAGGTACGCGGGCGGCGCCGCCCTCGGCCTGCGCGGGGAGCGTCACCAGTAG
- a CDS encoding TIGR04282 family arsenosugar biosynthesis glycosyltransferase: MTTLLVIAKEPLPGRVKTRLTPPFSPGEAAELAEAALADTLDTVRTLPASRRVLVLDGSPGAWLPPGFEVLPQSAGRLDERLAAAFGACEGPTVLVGMDTPQITAAELAPALEPSAWRTADAWFGPAVDGGFWALGLAVPDPALLLGVPMSLPETGAVQRARLTDAGLTVRNLPVLRDVDTAHDAQVVAAEAPRSRFAAALARLTTVAAP, encoded by the coding sequence ATGACCACGCTGCTCGTGATCGCCAAGGAGCCGCTCCCCGGCCGGGTGAAGACCCGGCTCACGCCGCCCTTCAGCCCCGGGGAAGCGGCCGAACTGGCCGAGGCCGCGCTCGCCGACACGCTCGACACCGTCCGTACCCTGCCCGCGAGCCGCCGCGTGCTGGTGCTCGACGGCAGCCCGGGAGCGTGGCTCCCGCCCGGCTTCGAGGTGCTGCCGCAGTCCGCCGGCCGGCTCGACGAACGTCTCGCCGCCGCCTTCGGGGCGTGCGAGGGCCCCACCGTACTGGTGGGCATGGACACGCCCCAGATCACCGCCGCCGAACTGGCGCCCGCTCTGGAGCCGTCCGCCTGGCGGACGGCCGACGCGTGGTTCGGCCCGGCGGTCGACGGCGGCTTCTGGGCGCTCGGCCTCGCCGTACCCGATCCGGCGCTCCTCCTCGGCGTACCGATGTCGCTGCCCGAGACCGGGGCGGTGCAGCGTGCCCGGCTGACCGACGCCGGTCTGACCGTACGGAACCTGCCGGTTCTCCGGGACGTCGACACCGCGCACGACGCCCAGGTGGTCGCCGCCGAGGCCCCGCGCAGCCGCTTCGCCGCCGCCCTCGCCCGGCTGACCACGGTGGCCGCGCCATGA
- a CDS encoding class I SAM-dependent methyltransferase, with the protein MTSAPQRTAGNSAPVRGRQTLPWHADPYSDALRTGRGPLFLRRADGGLLPLDVERWCAEPDAADRSVLARCRGTVLDIGCGPGRLVRALTRAGHRTLGIDVSPAAVTRTVRAGGRAREQSVFDPVPDEGGWDTGLLLDGNIGIGGDPSALLDRAARILSPSGSLMVETALAAGNIELDERFQARVDDGRGASGAAFTWARLSCHALTRYGTTTGWTVAEHWTEAGRHFAVLRRSAAPTTG; encoded by the coding sequence ATGACCTCAGCGCCGCAGCGGACAGCGGGCAACAGTGCCCCGGTGCGCGGGCGGCAGACGCTTCCGTGGCACGCCGACCCCTACAGCGACGCGCTGCGCACCGGCCGCGGGCCGCTGTTCCTGCGCCGCGCGGACGGCGGGCTGCTCCCGCTGGACGTGGAGCGCTGGTGCGCCGAGCCGGACGCTGCGGACCGCTCCGTGCTGGCGCGCTGCCGGGGGACCGTACTGGACATCGGCTGCGGCCCCGGCCGCCTCGTACGGGCGCTCACCCGCGCCGGACACCGGACGCTGGGCATCGACGTCAGCCCCGCGGCCGTCACCCGTACGGTACGAGCGGGCGGCCGGGCGCGGGAGCAGTCGGTCTTCGACCCGGTCCCCGACGAGGGCGGCTGGGACACCGGCCTTCTCCTCGACGGCAACATCGGCATCGGCGGCGATCCCTCCGCGCTGCTCGACCGTGCGGCCCGCATCCTCAGCCCGTCGGGCTCACTGATGGTGGAAACCGCCCTCGCGGCCGGGAACATCGAGCTGGACGAACGGTTCCAGGCGCGGGTCGACGACGGCAGGGGCGCGTCGGGCGCGGCGTTCACCTGGGCGCGACTCAGCTGCCACGCGCTGACCCGCTACGGCACCACCACCGGCTGGACGGTCGCCGAACACTGGACGGAGGCCGGGCGCCACTTCGCCGTCCTGCGCCGGAGCGCCGCGCCGACGACCGGCTGA
- a CDS encoding type II toxin-antitoxin system VapB family antitoxin produces the protein MARTVIDLDEDMVTEAMRIFGTKTKAKAVRLAMEDAVKRHLRQEGFDAMDAGELDFSEIIENTGPRNADGTLKRHGGQAA, from the coding sequence GTGGCTCGTACTGTGATCGACCTCGACGAAGACATGGTCACCGAGGCCATGCGCATCTTCGGCACCAAGACCAAGGCCAAAGCCGTCCGCCTGGCCATGGAAGACGCCGTCAAACGGCACCTGCGGCAGGAGGGCTTCGACGCCATGGACGCCGGCGAGCTCGACTTCAGCGAGATCATCGAGAACACCGGCCCGCGCAACGCCGACGGAACCCTCAAGCGCCACGGCGGCCAGGCCGCCTGA
- a CDS encoding PIN domain nuclease — protein sequence MQDRYLIDKSALARWTKPRVREVLKPLHERYLLAVCQPTEYEMIHSARDSAEATRISTWLHAFDYLRTNDDSFTRAMEVQRHALNAGFHRALSLPDLLIAATAEQNRVTILHYDGDFDMIASLTGQPAQWVAPPGSADQ from the coding sequence ATGCAAGACCGCTACCTGATCGACAAGTCCGCCCTCGCTCGCTGGACGAAACCGCGCGTCCGAGAGGTGCTGAAACCACTCCACGAGCGCTACCTGCTCGCCGTCTGTCAACCCACCGAGTACGAGATGATCCACTCGGCACGGGACAGCGCGGAAGCGACGCGCATCAGCACCTGGCTACACGCCTTCGACTACCTGCGCACCAACGACGACAGTTTCACCCGCGCCATGGAGGTCCAGCGGCACGCCCTCAATGCAGGCTTCCACCGGGCCTTGTCGCTCCCCGACCTCCTCATCGCCGCCACGGCCGAGCAGAATCGGGTCACCATCCTCCACTACGACGGCGACTTCGACATGATCGCCTCCCTCACCGGCCAACCCGCCCAATGGGTCGCCCCACCCGGCAGCGCCGACCAGTGA
- a CDS encoding alpha/beta hydrolase family protein, translated as MRRVLVLVAALTLSGTLAGPAAATVDDCDRQCVIDRARAVEQANALPRTSFYDVPSNLPPAPAGTLVRAEAAQGYQLDPGIRATRILYHSRSSKDRDVAASGVVLTPAGDPPRGGWRVVAYAHGASGAGRGCAPSLMKDLQYGEHLRSIVRGGYAVVAIDYVGLGTDGRHEFLSKRAAAHDVVNSLPAARAAVRGLGSEWVALGHSQGGHAALAAGELMTERARQGRPDRGYRGLVALAPASDLTKLFARTAQMPGASGVVPLIVAGAAATDAPGFHPSQVLTPAATARLHTLRTDCINVVQASYGDLTGDALIRSGAEHRIEPYLRRNESGTLPISGPVLIQQGTADALTTPTDTAELVARLCRKGATVEYRTYEGLDHDVVMPVQPDTMSWIGARFAGHAAPRTCVR; from the coding sequence ATGCGGCGCGTCCTGGTACTTGTCGCCGCCCTGACGCTGTCAGGGACGTTGGCGGGTCCCGCCGCCGCGACGGTGGACGACTGCGACCGGCAGTGCGTGATCGACCGCGCGCGGGCGGTGGAGCAGGCCAACGCGCTGCCCAGGACGTCCTTCTACGATGTGCCGTCCAACCTGCCTCCGGCACCGGCCGGGACCCTTGTCCGGGCCGAGGCGGCCCAGGGTTACCAGCTCGATCCCGGCATACGCGCGACGCGCATCCTCTACCACTCACGGAGTTCGAAGGACCGGGACGTCGCAGCCTCGGGTGTGGTCCTGACCCCCGCGGGCGATCCGCCGCGCGGCGGCTGGCGGGTGGTTGCCTACGCGCACGGCGCGAGCGGGGCCGGGCGAGGCTGCGCGCCGTCGCTGATGAAGGATCTCCAGTACGGGGAGCACCTGCGGTCCATCGTCCGGGGCGGCTATGCCGTCGTCGCCATCGACTACGTCGGGCTCGGAACCGACGGCCGGCACGAGTTCCTCTCGAAGCGGGCCGCGGCCCACGACGTCGTCAACTCACTGCCCGCCGCCCGCGCGGCTGTGCGTGGGCTCGGGAGCGAATGGGTCGCGCTGGGCCATTCGCAGGGCGGGCACGCGGCATTGGCGGCCGGCGAGCTGATGACCGAACGCGCACGCCAGGGCAGGCCCGATCGCGGCTACCGGGGGCTCGTCGCCCTCGCGCCCGCCTCCGACCTCACCAAGCTCTTCGCCCGAACGGCACAGATGCCCGGTGCGTCGGGGGTCGTACCGCTGATCGTGGCCGGGGCGGCGGCGACAGACGCGCCGGGGTTCCACCCGTCGCAAGTACTGACCCCTGCGGCGACGGCCCGTCTGCACACGCTGAGAACTGACTGCATCAACGTGGTCCAGGCGAGCTACGGCGATCTGACCGGCGACGCGCTCATCCGCAGTGGCGCCGAGCACAGAATCGAGCCGTACCTGCGGCGGAACGAATCGGGAACTCTCCCCATCTCCGGACCGGTCCTCATTCAGCAGGGGACCGCTGACGCGCTCACCACACCAACGGATACGGCGGAACTCGTGGCCCGACTCTGCCGCAAGGGCGCGACTGTTGAGTACCGGACCTACGAGGGCCTCGACCACGACGTAGTCATGCCGGTGCAGCCCGACACGATGTCGTGGATCGGTGCCCGGTTCGCCGGCCATGCCGCCCCCCGTACGTGTGTCCGTTAG
- a CDS encoding DJ-1/PfpI family protein, with protein sequence MERRRFLHGTTAAGAAVVAGGALTATAVSGAPASAAPRRTAPLRVDIVMFDGVEELDCVAPHSVFVNGQGRAEVRYVTVGRPGPIRSAHGVGFQVEHRWSPEKADVIVVPGGGYVRPEGAGVWAEIKRGVLPRALAAASREGLTISSVCTGAMLLSAAGLTKDRPCTTHQLAKAELEAQGGLVKNARVVDDGDLVTAGGVSSGLELGLWLFKREIGSDAVLQVEEILEYEPRGTVWTAHSSS encoded by the coding sequence ATGGAGCGCAGACGATTTCTTCACGGAACGACGGCGGCGGGCGCGGCAGTCGTGGCCGGTGGCGCGCTGACCGCCACAGCTGTCAGCGGCGCCCCGGCCTCGGCCGCACCACGGCGTACGGCGCCGCTGCGCGTCGACATCGTGATGTTCGACGGGGTCGAGGAGCTGGATTGCGTCGCTCCGCACTCGGTCTTCGTGAACGGCCAGGGCCGGGCGGAGGTCCGCTACGTCACCGTGGGACGCCCCGGACCGATCCGTTCCGCGCACGGCGTCGGTTTCCAGGTCGAGCATCGGTGGTCCCCGGAGAAGGCGGACGTGATCGTGGTGCCGGGAGGGGGGTACGTACGCCCGGAAGGGGCCGGCGTCTGGGCGGAGATCAAGCGCGGTGTCCTGCCGCGGGCGCTCGCCGCCGCGTCCCGGGAGGGGCTGACGATCAGTTCGGTCTGTACGGGGGCGATGCTGCTGTCGGCGGCGGGTCTGACCAAGGACCGTCCCTGTACTACTCATCAGCTGGCCAAGGCGGAACTCGAAGCGCAGGGCGGCCTCGTCAAGAACGCCCGCGTCGTCGACGACGGAGATCTCGTCACCGCCGGAGGCGTCTCCTCGGGGCTGGAGTTGGGCCTGTGGCTGTTCAAGCGCGAAATCGGCTCGGATGCCGTGCTGCAGGTGGAAGAAATACTGGAGTACGAGCCTCGCGGGACCGTCTGGACAGCGCATTCATCATCCTAG